The following is a genomic window from Butyricimonas faecihominis.
ATAGTACAGGATAAACGGAACATGCACCTGTGCGTTCGAGAAATCACTTCCATGCCCCCAGAAATTCTTTTTATTCTCGTTAAACTCTTGCCCGTGGTCCCCGGTAATGACAATCACGGAATTATCCAACAACCCGTTCGCCTCCAGTTTATTCACCACCTTTCCCACAAGCGAATCGACATAATAGGCACAATTTCGATACAGGTTAAAGAATGGTTCCGGATCCAGATTATTATTTAAAGCCAAATAATTGGCATAATCCCACGAAGGCTGAAATTTCTTACGATAGGGAGCCGGAATATCTATCGCGTGCAACAAATCGTAGAACACGAACGAAAAGAAAGGTTGATCCACTTCTTTTCGTTCATCCAGATAATTCAGAAAATCTTCCGTGATCCTGTTATCCCGGTCAAACGGAGTTGCCCCCGGTGTTTCCTTGCGAATATCTTTCACGTTCCCGAAGACGATGCGATAAAAAGGAGGATTAACAAGCGTCGCACTGGCGAACGTCTCTATATCATACCCATTTTCCAGTAAGTTCTCGATAAATAAAGGTTGTACTCCCGTACGTTCAAAATCTTGCCAGTACGTCGCGGAAATACCGAAAAACAAACCGAATATCCCACCCCGCGTACCATTACTGGAACTCAGGTGACGATTGAACACCGCGGAACGATCGCCAAAAGCCCGGATGTTAGGACAACACTCCCGTGTAAAAGTCCTAAAATTCCACGAATCCAAAATAAGATAAATGATATTCAACGGTTTCACGCTATCCGTTTTTTCCAGCGGATGCAGAGGATACACGAAACCATGCCCTTTCCCCTTATCCGGGTTATTCACATACAAATCTTCCTTTTTGACCACTCCCAACTTCAACATCAAACGGTTGGCCGTCAAAGGGTAATATTGCGGTAAACAAGCCGATACTTCCGTGATCGAATTCACGTTAGCTGCCGCTGCATAAGCATGGGTTAACTGGGGTGCGATACAGGAAAACAGAAACAGATAAATCCCGATTTTCACCTGTTTCGAAGTAACATACCGGGCATATCGATAAGCAATAAAAATAACCACCAAAGTAAACAATAAAATAAGTAACCCGATAAAAACCCCGTGCAGGACCAAGGTATCATTAAACACGAATACTTGGTTTCCTCCCTCGCCAAAAGCCAGATCTAGCACGAACCCGTTAATATGGAATTTATACAACTGGAAAACAATCCCGTTCAGATAGGCCAACACGTTCAATAAAAATATAGCACAAGTAAACAGCATGGTACCGACCTTCCGCATCTGCCGCCACCACGCGAAGGGAAGATATAAAACAACCCAAGGAATCAAATTGAAAAGAAAAGCTTGTCCCAGTGCCGCTATCAAATAATAAAAACCCCCGACGAAATTCAAGGATTCCCAGTAATTACTATTCACGAGATAAATCACAAATTGAACGAGTAACAGGCAAGAGGCACACATATATAACAGAAAACCCCTCTTCAAATAATTCACTTTCCCAGCGTAAACCATTGATTTAGAATCATTAAATGTCATAAACGATTGTATTAAGAAATGATCATATAATAGTTGCAAATAAAAAGCATTAAATCGACTTTTCAATCATTTTCTTAAAAATTCATTCTCAATTATTTAATTCTTTTTCCCACCTCCTTGTGAGCAAATAAAATGGATGTCAATAAACGATCGTTTATTGACATCCATTACATCAGACAAAAACCCCTATTGATAGGAGTTTTACTTCAAAATATTAATATTTTAACTTACTATAATTCAGTCCATATAGAATAATAAACAAGAGAGCAAAGAACCCGGACATTGCCATGGAAACTATCACGGCACTGTTCCAACCGGAGTAAATC
Proteins encoded in this region:
- a CDS encoding DUF3413 domain-containing protein, with the translated sequence MTFNDSKSMVYAGKVNYLKRGFLLYMCASCLLLVQFVIYLVNSNYWESLNFVGGFYYLIAALGQAFLFNLIPWVVLYLPFAWWRQMRKVGTMLFTCAIFLLNVLAYLNGIVFQLYKFHINGFVLDLAFGEGGNQVFVFNDTLVLHGVFIGLLILLFTLVVIFIAYRYARYVTSKQVKIGIYLFLFSCIAPQLTHAYAAAANVNSITEVSACLPQYYPLTANRLMLKLGVVKKEDLYVNNPDKGKGHGFVYPLHPLEKTDSVKPLNIIYLILDSWNFRTFTRECCPNIRAFGDRSAVFNRHLSSSNGTRGGIFGLFFGISATYWQDFERTGVQPLFIENLLENGYDIETFASATLVNPPFYRIVFGNVKDIRKETPGATPFDRDNRITEDFLNYLDERKEVDQPFFSFVFYDLLHAIDIPAPYRKKFQPSWDYANYLALNNNLDPEPFFNLYRNCAYYVDSLVGKVVNKLEANGLLDNSVIVITGDHGQEFNENKKNFWGHGSDFSNAQVHVPFILYYPGNTPGVYSHRTSHYDVTPTLMKRVLGVKNPAEDYSMGRDLFDPERPPFHLAGDPQNYAFIMDNVIYEKKVAGNIQMTDSLLNRLPRNQVNSGLLLEAIEFKNMFLKK